The sequence TTCATCTCCGTAAAGGGCCCGGAACTCCTCTCAAAATGGGTCGGAGAATCGGAACGCGGTGTTCGTCAGGTATTCCGGAAAGCAAGGCAAGCAGCGCCGTCGATTATCTTTTTCGACGAGATTGATGCACTCATGCCAAAGCGCGGAGCTTATATAGGATCATCGCACGTAACTGAAAGTGTGGTAAGCCAGATCCTGACAGAGCTTGACGGCCTCGAGGAGCTGAACAATGTCGTGGTTCTCGGCGCTACCAACCGCCCGGACATGTTGGACGAGGCGCTGCTCCGCCCCGGCAGGTTGGACCGGATGATATACGTCCCGCCGCCAGACCGGGAAGGCAGAAAGAAGATCTTCGAGGTGTACCTCAGGAACAGAGAGATCCTCGCAAACGACGTCGACATCGACGAACTGGTCGAGAGGACCGAGGGTTATGTCGGAGCCGATATCGAGGCGCTGGTCCGTGAGGCAAAGATCTCCGCCATGCGCGAGTTCATCGCCATGACAGCCAAGAAGAGCGAGGAAGAACGGCGCCAGGCGGTCGGCAACGTGATGATCACGAAGAAGCACTTCGAAGATGCCCTCTCCCGTGTGAGAGGCACGCTCGATCTCGACCGGCTGGAGGAGGCCGAACGCCACTCCTGGCAGGTGCTCTATAACCAGGAGCAGCGGTCGACGCTCGAAGATGCCGTCTCGACGATCAACCGTGCCAGGATGCGGGAGACCGGGAAGATCGAGCAGGAGGTCAAGGATCTCATACAGACCCTGAAGGATGCGGTCTACCAGAGAAAGAAAGACTTCGGCGAGATCAGGCGCCTCACAAAGGAGTTGAAGACCAGGATCGAACGCCCGTTGCCACAGACCGGTATGGCGTTCTGATGGGAGCGCTCACCCACGGGGCGCTTCCCTTCCTGGAGGGGTCGTATGACCCCCCTCATCAGGAGAAACCGAAAGAACAGTGATGCACATGAGTGACAGCCCAGCAGATATCTTCCAGCAACTCAACGAATTGATGAAACGCCTCATGGAGCAGGGGCTCAAGGAACAGGGAGACCCGAACAAGCCGTTTGCCTACGGCTTCAAGATTGTCATCCACGATGCCGGCACGACCGAGACATCGGTAGAGGGACCCGCACCGGCTCCTGAGGAGCCCTCCTCGGAGGGGACCCTCGAGCCGATAGCAGAGATGTACACGACCGATGACGACGTGACGGTGGCGGTCGATCTCCCGGGTATCGAGAAGGGGAGCATCCACCTGTCACTCATCGATGGTACGCTGACGATCATCGCCGGCGGCAACCAACTGACCTCGGTGGAGATGCCGACCGTGGATGCCGAGTCCATGCAGTCGAGGTACAAACACGGCGTCCTGGAGGTCAAGTTCTCCCGGGGCAAGCCGATCAGGATCGACTGAAGAGTATAACCGCCTGCCGGTTTTGGGCCCTAGGGGACAATACTTTTTTGCCGGCAGAACCCGATCGGCTGGCGCCTGCCGGGCTGTGGGGAACACATCCATCCACCACCAGTCTTCTTCCTTACCTGTTTTCCTGCCCGCATCCACATGACCGCTCCCAGTGAAGACGCGCGACTGCCGCAGGCGCCGTCTGCTACGTTTTTCAGAAATGCCGCTCTTGCAGGCGTCATGACCCTCTATGATCCTGTATAGCCGGACAGAATGGGTGAAAGACGTGAGAATCACCCCGGTATCGGTATCTGATAGATATGCTGTACAGGAGCGGGCTAGCGGGGGCAAGGGCGATCAAAAAAAATGATTGTATCAGCCAACCCTTTTTCTAGGCAACAACACCTACATATAGAGCAGTACCTATCTAGTAGCCTAAGTGGGCTACGCCTGTCTAGGTAGTGGTGATTTGAATGGTTAAGACCACCGTGTCCGTGATTAAAGCAGATGTAGGTAGTTATCCGGGGCACTCCCGCACCCACCCGAAGCTCCTCGAGGTGGCAGCCCGGATGCTTAAGGAGGCAGAAGGCAGCACGATCATCGACTCGTATGTCACCCACTGCGGTGACGACCTCGAGCTGATTATGACGCACACCAAGGGCGAGGATAACGAAGAGATCCATGAACTGGCGTGGAACGTCTTCCTGGAATGTGCGAAGATAGCCAAGGAAATGAAACTCTACGGAGCGGGCCAGGACCTGCTCGCCGATGCGTTCAGCGGCAACGTCAAGGGGATGGGACCCGGTGTTGCCGAGATGGAGTTTGAAGAACGCGGTTCCGACCCGCTTTTGGTCTTCATGGCTGACAAGACCGAGCCGGGTGCGTGGAACTACTTCCTCTACAAGATCTTTGCCGATCCCTTCAGCACGTCCGGCCTCGTCATCGACCCCTCGATGCACCAGGGGTTCACCTTCGAGGTCCATGATGTCATGGAGAAGCGGAGGATCCGGTTCAATACACCGGAAGAGTCATACAGTCTCCTTGCCTATATTGGGGCACCGAGCCGTTATGTGATCAAGTACGTCTGGAAGAAGGACGGCACGATTGCAGCCTCTACAAGCACCCAGCGGCTGAACATGATGGCCGGCCGGTACGTCGGCAAGGACGATCCGGTCATGGTCATCAGGGCACAGAGCGGGCTGCCGTCAGTCGGTGAAGTCATCGATCCCTTCAGGACGCCCATCCTCGTGGCCGGCTGGATGCGCGGGTCGCACCACGGCCCCTTCATGCCGGTGGGGGTCTGTGACGCAAACTGCACGCAGTTCGACGGACCGCCCCGGGTCGTCTGCCTCGGGTTCCAGGTCAGCAATGGGAAGCTGATCGGGCCTGCAGATATGTTTGACGATCCGGCATTCAACCGCGTCCGCGACCGGTGCTGCGAGCTCTCAGATGTGCTCCGGGCCCACGGGCCGTTTGAACCTCACCGGCTCTCACTTGAGGAGATGGAGTATACCACCCTCCCGGGAGTCGAGAAGCAGTTCAAGGACCGCTGGGAAGACCTTCCCGAATAAACTCTTCTTTTTCCGGTTGTTCGGCCGGTGGCCGGGGATCAACCATGAATCGCGCATGAGTCCCGGCGGGGCGCAGAGATAGCAGGATGAAGATGGATTTTTCCTGTAACCCGGGCTTCCTGTTGATTGGCTGCCATGGCACCCCCCGGTTGCTCATGCAAACCTTAATGAGTGAAGATAACCACATAAGAACAGGATGGTTAACGGTATTGTACTCCCCGTAAAGAAGGTTTTTTCGCTTGTAGACTCTAAAATTGTCGTTGAGATAAAGGACGACGGCAGGAAACTCCAGGGTCGGCTTGTGGCGGTGGATGAACACCTGAACCTGCACATGGATGAGACCACCGAGTATACCGGTGACCAGAGAGGCCGCACACTGGGGACTGTTGTCATAAGAGGCAATAACATCCTGACCATTTCACCCCTGCTCTGATAACCATGTCCGACCAGGAGGAAGAAGCACTTAAGATTATCCAATCCCAACGCCAGGGGGTTCTCCAGAGTGAGCTCTGGAAAATCCTCGAGATCGATAGCAGAAAGTGCTCGAGGATCGTGAAGCGGCTGCTGGATGCCGGGTTGATAGAGCGCGTCGAGTTCCGCAGCGACGGCATCAAGACCTATCTTCTCCGGGCGAAGAAACGGGCGATCGATCCCTGTGTTATCCTTGCCGGGGAAGAGATCCTCCCGTGCATCGGCTGCGAGCGGGAATGTGTTCCGGAGGAGTGCGCGCTCCTCCTCGACTGGATGTACCACCTTGCTTTTGAAGAGTTTCAGGAGTAAGTTTCTTTTTTCTACGAAGTTCGCCCCTGTTTGGGCGACTGAGGGCGCTGGCGGTTAGTTCCATCATGTCTTGCCCTGATGATCGTCCCCGACCACCGATACGCCAGGATACGCCGGTTGCCGGACTGGATTCTTCCCCCGACTCACCGACGTAGCAGTGGGCCGTGGTGAGAATCGCCATGGAGGTGGTGGCCGGGGAAGGGGCTCGCCCCCCGCAGAGGGGTACTCGCAACCCCCTCCTCGTAGTCCCCCGCCCTGCCCGCACATTCGGCGCTCCTCTCCCGCCCTCCGAGGAGCGGAGGGAGTGCGTGGCGATACCTAGTGGAGCATTTCATCTAATATTGTCCATGCAATACCATCTCACGCGAAGGGCGCGAAGCCGCGAAGTTCGGTTGCTGGGCGGCAGAGTCCCCTTCGCGTTCTTCGCGTCTTCGCGTGAGGTGGCGATCGCTCGCCCCGCATCAGGACCCGCAACATAAGGTGAAACGGTCCACTAGGTGGCTCTACAACAAACTTCTGGAAGAGTGCGGCGCCAGCGTTGACGCGGTGCAAGAAGGGGGAACCTGCCCGACAATCGCACGGCGGCAGTTATTCAAGGATAGATACGATGTAGAGAGAAAAGGATACACAAAAAGACGACGTCAAGGGGGGAAGTGTCTCGTGTGATCCAAGTCTCTCTGGATATGTTTAGTCAGGTTTGGTATATAATTATTTTTAATTACAACTGAGGAAATATAAAGATTCTGGCCGGTTGCCCGGATGTTTACGAAGAGAGCAGGCGGAAGACTCACACCTCAACGGGGGACGCTGTGCATCCCCAGCATCCCTAACGATCGACTCTGCAGGACTGCAATCTGCAGATCGTCCCGGTGCTCCTGTGCTGAGGATGCTCAGGCAAGATACATCCCACGCACGCCTGCTGGAGAGGGATGCGGTTACGCCAGCGCAAACGCGTGCTGGATAATGAAACCCGCATGAGACATGACGAGAGACTGCGCGGATGAAAACAATGTCCAGGCCGTAGTGAAGCAATTGCATCGAATATTTCACACGCAACGTTGCTTCATGCGAAGGCACGAGGGGACAGTGCGGGATTTGGGCATTTTGGGCGACATGACGCAGCGACTGGTTGAGGAGGAGCCTCGGTCTGGCCTTTCACCGGGCCTGTCGATGTAGCGGTAGACTGTGGCGGGGGCAGGGAGGGTCTCCCTCCGATGCGGCAGCCGTCTCCAGGACACAGATAGGCCCGAGAGCCCTGGTCACCTGGACCGGAGGTTTCAGGGAAAAATATTTCCGGTATGCAGTACGCCCATTTTCCTGCAACCCGTATCCGGCGCCGGCTCCACCAGGGCCGACAGCCCGGCACCAAGTTTGTTGTCTCTTTCGCAACAAATCATTTATCTTCATGCGGCGGAGATGTATACTAGAACAGAGGCAGAGCATGAGATCACCATTCCAGTTGATTGGCGAGAGTATTACGCGGCGGCCGATGGCAGTCGCTGCGATCTTTATTCTCGTCTTTATCATTGCACTCTACGGCATGGGCCAGACCACCATGGAGACGGGGAGGGATACCTACATCGACAAGAGTACTCCCCGCGGTGCCCTGCTCGATAAGTACCTGGACACATTCAAGTCCGATTCGGTCATGTTGCTCTTCGAGTGCGACAACGTCCTCGATACCGACGTCCTGGCGTATATCGACCAGTTACAATCCGAGATCGGCCGCGAGGAGTACGTCGCCGGAACCCTGAGCGTCATCGATATGGTGAAGCAGGTGAACGGGGGCGCGCTCCCTGCATCTGAAGCTGAGATCATCATGGCAAAAGAGAAGGTGCCGCCTGAACTCCTATCCCGGTACCTCCCGTCCAATATGATGACGATCAGCGTCGTCACCCTCGCGCCAGGCGTCTCCAAGGATACCCGGGATCAGGTCCTCGACAGCATTGAGTCGCGCATCAGTTTCTCTGATGCGCCCCCGGGCGTCAAGGTGACCGTGACCGGTTCGCCTGCTTTCGCCAAACAGATGGGCGAGGAGATCAACGACTCGATGGGCGTGCTGATCGGTGCCGCCATGCTCCTCATGGTACTGGCCGTGGGCCTCCTCTTCGGGCACGTCCGTTACCGGTTCCTGCCGGTCTTCGTGGTGGGGACGGGACTTATCCTGACCTTCGGCACCATGGGGCTTGTTGGGATCCCGATCAGTATGGTCGTGATCGGCGCGTTCCCGGTGCTGATCGGAATCGGGATCGACTACGCCATCCAGTTCCAGTCCCGGTTCGATGAGGAGGCACGGCACGCCCCAATCCAGGAAGCAGCGATAACGACCATCCGAAACTCAGGCCCCGCAATCCTGTATGCGATGATTGCGACGTCGCTTGGGTTCATCGCCATGTGGATATCTCCCGTGCCGATGGTCCGCGACTTCGGTCTGGTCTGCGTTATGGGGGTGGTCTTCTGCTACATCTCGGCCCTGATCATCGTCCCGACGTTCGGCATGCTGGTCAAGTACCGGCCGAAAGCAACAGGCAACGAGTCCACCGGTTCCAGCATGGAGGCGTACGACCGGTTCCTCGGCGGCGTTGCGGGGAAGATCGCAAAACACCCGGTCCCGATCCTTCTGGTCCTCGGACTTGTCGCGCTTGTCGGCGTGCAGCTCGATGCCTCCATCCCCATCAACTCGGATGAAGAGACCTTCGTCCCCGACGATATGTCTGCAGTTGTCGACCTGCAGAAGATGCGGCGCACCATGGGGTCGACAGATACCCTGCCGCTCTATATCAGGGGCGACGGCGTCACGAACCTGGACACCCTGACATGGATAAAAAAGTTTGAGGACTATGAGGTAGCCAACAACGATAAGATCACATCGGCCACGAGTATCGTCACCTACCTGGTCCAGTACAACGACGGCAGGATGCCGACGACCCAGCAGGAGGTCGACGCGGTCCTGGCGCGCATCCCTGAGGAGACGAAGAAGCCGTACCTGAGCGGCGACACCGAGACGGTCATCGAGTTTGGCCTTGTGGAGATGGAGAACGAGGTTGCCCTCTCGCTCGTGGACCGGATGAAGAGCGATGTTGCATGGAACTACCCGCCACCGGGGATCACTGCAGAACCGACAGGGATGATCGAGATGTTCACCAACCTGATGACCGATATCTCGGAGAGCAAGACGACAATGACGGTCCTCGGGTTCGGGATGATCTTCGTCTTCCTGCTCCTTGTCTACAGGAAGCTGACTGCGGTCTCACCAGTCATCCCGATCATCTTCATCGTAGGCTGGAACGGGGCGATCATGTACCTGCTCGGCCTTGACTACACGCCGCTGACCGCGGTGCTCGGGTCGATGACGATCGGGGTGGCCTCGGAGTACACCATCCTGATCATGGAGCGGTTCCAGGAAGAGCGGAGACGCGGAAAGGAGAGGCACGAGGCGATCCAGCAGGCAGTCCAGAAGATCGGAACGGCTATCACCGTGTCAGGCATGACGACGGTCTTTGGATTCTCGGCGCTGCTGCTCTCTACGTTTAACATCATCAGCAACTTCGGCATCGTGACGGTCATCACTGTCGGGTTCTCGCTCCTCGGCGCGATCCTCGTCATGCCGGCGGTCCTCTCCCTGATGGACCGGTTCAGCCGGCAGGATACGAATGAGAGCGCAGAGACCGCACCTGCCTCACTCTAGGTCCGGGATGCTGCCCGGGAACCCCCCCTCTTTATTATCCGCAACTGGTTGGTTTTTCGAAAGGTACTCAATCAGGCACAGACAACCAAAATTCCTGGAACTTACTTCTTTGCGCTCCCGGGCACTACTGCATCGTGTCACCTTATTTTAGAAATTTTTGTCGCATGCCGGGATGGGTCCCTCCGGTCTCACGCGAAGTCGCGAAGAGCGCGAAGTTCGGTATAATCCCCTGAAACGCCTCATCAAGTCTTCGCGTGAGGCTGTATCGTTATCCCCATCCACCAACTCACGCGAAGCCGCGAAGATTGGTCTTGGGTACCTGCAACGCCCCTTCGCGGCCTTCGCGTCTTCGCGTGAGGCAGTGCGGTCATAGAGAGTACCAACGTCTCACGCGGAAGCACGCGGGAGGTCGCGAAGAGGGACGGAAGATCTCTAAATTTAAGATGACAAAGAGCACTACTGGAGCATTTCACCTAAATTTCACATAAAAATCCCCTCAAAATTGGAAACGGATCCCTAGCGCACATCCCAAAAGTACCCTGCGATCGAATATCCACTTGGTTCAGAGCATACTGACGCACATTCGCAAAGAATGAGCAATAGCCAGCGTCAAAAGCGCTGACAGGTTTTCCCCGGGTATCGCCACACACTGCCCCCGCCCCCTAGGCGATTCCCACCACGGTCCACTGTCCGGGCAAGCCTGAGAAATAAGCCGCTTTCCTGCGTACAGCCTCTCGCTCTGCCCCATGAATGCTCCCGCATGGCTTTCCGTGTGAGACCGGCGATCACTCCCACGCACCCTCACGTTAAGATGAAATGGTCCACTCGGTATCAAGTGTTTCATGCAATCATGTTTCCACGACCGCATCCGGATATGCCCGATACTTGTAGGAAACGATCCCGGACAGCGGATGATATACTTGTGGTATGATATGCTTGGCCCGTGTGAGGCGAAAAGGAAGAACAGTGGCGAAGCGACCGTCCTCAGCCTAAAGACCGGGATTTCCCGCTCCGCCCCGCACGCCCCTACAAGTTAAATCTAACTATTTGCAAGGTTGAATATCAGGGAGTACGTTAGATGCTGCCGGATCGTCAAATATGGGACCAATATGCTGACCGGAGAGTTCCCTGTCGGGTGTTCACGCCCTCCGGCAGCAGGCAGGTCCGCGGACCATGAAGAAGATTGCCATACACGTACGGGAAGACGGTCATAAGCGAGTGATAGAAGCTCTCGAAGACCTCTACTACACGATATCGCTCGCGGGGGAGATCTATGAGATCACCGTATTCACTCCAGACGAGAACCTTGATGACCTGATCGAGAAGATCCGGAGCGCCCTCGATCTGCGATACAACGATAACATGATTGAGGTCTCGACACCGGACTTTGTCATCTCATCGCTCCTGGAACGTGCCGAGAAGAAGCATGTGGAGAAGGAAGAAAAGACGCCAGTTGAGAAACTGCTCGACTCTATCCGTGGTTATGCCGAGCTCGATCTTGAAAAACTGGCGTTGACATCCATCGCCGGGCTGATCGCCCTCTCGGGCCTGCTCCTCGACAACCCGGTGATCATCATCGGGGCCATGCTCCTCTCCCCGATCATCGGCCCGATCTATGGGTTCACCGTTTATGTCGCTCTCGGCATGCCCAGGGAGTCCCTGCGATGCCTGGGCGTGCTGGCGGCGCTGCTTCTGGGCGTCTTCATCCTCTCCGCAATCGCCACCTTCCTGATCAGTACAGTCATCCCACTCGCCTTGACCGATGAGATCGCCTCACGCCTTGTGGCAAACCCTATCTACACGCTGATGGCGGTGCTCCTCGGGTTCGCGGCGGTGCTGGCGTTCAACCGGGGCACTTCAGAGGTGATCGCCGGCGTTGCCATCGCTGCCGCCATCATTCCGCCGACGGTCGTGACCGGTCTTGTTCTGGTGCTCGAGCCCGTGAGCCTGATCTCGTCTGCACTGCTGGTGGCCGGGCAGATCGTCGGGTTGATAGCGGGTGCGCTCGTCGCCGTGACCCTGCTGAAGGTCGAACCCCGGGAGGCCCGCGACAAGGCCATCGCAAAACGGTACCTGATACGGTCGGTCGTACTGATCGTGTTTCTCTTCGCCCTGCTTCTCTGGCTCACCTGGTTGATGTGGAGGTAGCTTGTATCACTTCACCTCCACCCGCTCACCGGTGACCATGTAGCAGACCTGCTCGGCGATATCACAGGCGTAGTCACCGCAACGCTCCAGATATCGTGCGACCATCACGTAGTCCATACACCGGGTGATGTTTTTCGGGTCCTCCATCATGTAGGTGACACTCTCCCTGAAGATGGCATACCTGAGGTCGTCCACGACATCATCCCGGCGCGACATCCCCTCGATGAGCACGATATCCTCTGTCCGGTAAGCCTTGAGGGCATCGTCGATCATGGCGCAGACCAGATCGGCCATATGCGGCAGATTCATCAGGTTCCCGATATGCGGCTTTTCTGATAACCCCTCCACGAGATTGGCGATATCCTTCCCGTATCGGCCGATACGGAAGAGAGCAACGTTCATCCGGAGCGCACAGACGATTGAGCGGAGGTCGCGTGCCATGGGCTGGTAGAGCGCGATGAGCCTGAGTGCCGCCTCCTCGATGGTGAGGTTCCGCTCTGCGAGTTCCACTCTCCGGGCATGCACCTGCCGGGCAAGTTCGGGATCCTGATCCTGCAGGGCGGTCATCGCGCTGGAGAGCATACCGTAGGCGAACACCCCCTGCTCCTGGACCATATCCTTGAGTTCTCTCAGTTCTTCACGGTATTTATTAACCATGGGTATCCTATCCGAAACGTCCGGTCACGTAGTTGTTGGTCAACTCTTCCTGCGGGTTCTCAAAGATCCGGGCAGTCGGCCCGAACTCGATCAACCGTCCCAGGTACATGAACCCCACAACGTCGCTGACCCGGGCTGCCTGCTGCATGTTGTGGGTCACGATAACGACCGTGTAGTGCTCTTTGAGGTCGTTGATGAGGTTTTCGATCTTTGATGTGGCGATGGGATCGAGCGCGGAGCAGGGCTCATCCATGAGGACGATCTCGGGCTCGACCGCGAGGGTCCTTGCGATACAGAGCCGCTGCTGCTGCCCTCCCGAGAGCCCCATCGCAGAGTCGTGAAGCCGGTCCGCCACCTCGTCCCAGAGAGCAGCCGCTTCCAGGCTCTCCCTGACGATCGCGTCCAGCACCTTCCTGCCACGGACCCCATGGACGCGAGGGCCGTAGGCGACGTTGTCGTAGATGGATGAGGGGAAGGGGTTTGGCTTCTGAAAGACCATCCCGATTCGTTTCCGCAACTCCACAACATCGCAACCCGGGTCGTGGATATCCAGTCCCTCAAAGAGGATCCTGCCTTCGAGCCTGACATTCTCGACGAGATCGTTGAGCCGGTTGAAACAGCGAAGCAGGGTCGATTTCCCGCACCCGGACGGCCCGATCAGCGCGGTGACCTGGTTCCGCGGGATAGAGACCGATATGTCGCGAAGTGCCTGGTTCTCACCGTAGTAGAGGTTTAGATGTTCTGCTGTGAGGATACTGTCATCTCTCTGCATTTCGGGTCACCACCTGACTGACTTCTGGTAATGGTTCCGGATGAGGATCGCTACCAGGTAAATGGCCATCACCAACACGAGAAGCACCAGTGCAGTCCCGTACTGGTTCTCCCTTGCCCCCGGGACGTTGGTCGCCAGGATGAAGAGGTGATAGGGGAGCGCCATCACCGGCTCCATCACCGACGCGGGGAGGAACCGTCTTGAGAAGACGACCGCGGTGAAGAGGATCGGTGCGGTCTCCCCGGCCGCCCGGCCGATGCTGAGGATCATGCCGGTCAGGATCCCGGGCACCGCCGGTGGGAGGACGACCCGCCATATGGTCTCCCAGTGCGTCGCCCCGAGGGCGAGGCTCCCCTCCCTGACGCCGCCCGGGACGCTTCCAAGCGCCTCTTCGGTCGTCCTGATGATGGTGGGGAGGATCATCAGCCCCAGCGTGATCTGGCCGGCGAGCAGCGACACTCCCAGGTCCAGGTAGAGCACCAGGAACGCAAACCCGAAGAGGCCGAAGACGATCGACGGCGTGCCGCCCAGGAGGTCGACGCCTGCCCTGATGATCCCGGTGATGCGCCCGCCCCGGGTATACTCGTGGAGGTAGATGGACGCACCGATCCCGATCGGAAGGGCGAAGAGGATAGCACCCCCGACCAGGAGGAGCGTCCCGAGGATTGCCGGGCCGATGCCTCCCGCCCGGCCGAGGTCGCCTGGCGGGGCGGTCAGGAACTCCCAGGAGAGCGCCGGTGCGCCGTTGTAGATGATATCAAAGAGGATGACCCCGAGGAAGAGGAGTACGATGCTGGTGGATGCATACACAAGCCCGAACGCGACCTTCTGCTTAATCTTTGGGGAGATCCTGTGCAGCGTGTATTCCACTGCGGGCAGGGCGACAGCGGTGACGACGGCGACCAGAGCTCCTGCGGCAACCGCAACGAGCCCGAGTATGCCGATGCCGAGAACCGCACGGGCATAGGGCCTTGCTGTGCTTTCCCTCATCTTCCGGGCTGCTGTTGCTGTGTGCCGCTCGCTGAGTCTCCGGAGGATACCTCCTGCCAGGAGGTTGACTGCGAGGGTTATCGCCAGGAGGACGACCGCGACACCGAAGAGCGCGTGGTAGTGGGTGCTGCCGACGGCGACCTCCCCCATCTCGATGCCCAGCGTCCCGGTGAGCGTCCTGACCGGGGAGAGGGCGTTCCAGAGGGGTTCTGGAACGATCGCAGCGTTGCCGGCCACCATGATCACCGCCATCGTCTCGCCGATCGCCCTTCCCATCCCGAGGATGATCGCGGCGGTGATGCCCGAGAGGGCTGCCGGGATCACGGTCCCTGTGATCGTCTGCCAGTGCGTCGCCCCAAGGGCGAGGCTCCCCTCCCGGTACCCGCGGGGCACGGCACTGATCGCGTCCTCCGATATGCTGACGATCGTCGGGAGCGCCATGATGCCGAGCAGGATGGACCCGGCAAGCCAGGTCTCGCCGGACGCGACATCAAAGACGATGCGAATCTGGTCGGTCAGTATGACGAGACCGAAGAATCCGTAGACCACCGAGGGTATCCCTGCCAGGAGTTCGATGGCGGGTTTCACGACCACCCGCACCCGG is a genomic window of Methanoculleus bourgensis MS2 containing:
- the pstA gene encoding phosphate ABC transporter permease PstA — encoded protein: MGPGLVTMNKGDNVRKRTPLSSGMAPLCGGRPGRPGNPAPHPRPGTAREPPIPNKPFSPWKRIRQVREKAIRALWFCTAIFAVVAIFFIFIFLLRNGYPIFEEVGVWNFITGDLWNPTGATPAYGICPLIAGTLLVMLGAMVIAIPLGIASAVFIAELASPRVRVVVKPAIELLAGIPSVVYGFFGLVILTDQIRIVFDVASGETWLAGSILLGIMALPTIVSISEDAISAVPRGYREGSLALGATHWQTITGTVIPAALSGITAAIILGMGRAIGETMAVIMVAGNAAIVPEPLWNALSPVRTLTGTLGIEMGEVAVGSTHYHALFGVAVVLLAITLAVNLLAGGILRRLSERHTATAARKMRESTARPYARAVLGIGILGLVAVAAGALVAVVTAVALPAVEYTLHRISPKIKQKVAFGLVYASTSIVLLFLGVILFDIIYNGAPALSWEFLTAPPGDLGRAGGIGPAILGTLLLVGGAILFALPIGIGASIYLHEYTRGGRITGIIRAGVDLLGGTPSIVFGLFGFAFLVLYLDLGVSLLAGQITLGLMILPTIIRTTEEALGSVPGGVREGSLALGATHWETIWRVVLPPAVPGILTGMILSIGRAAGETAPILFTAVVFSRRFLPASVMEPVMALPYHLFILATNVPGARENQYGTALVLLVLVMAIYLVAILIRNHYQKSVRW